In the Fundulus heteroclitus isolate FHET01 chromosome 23, MU-UCD_Fhet_4.1, whole genome shotgun sequence genome, CGTATAGAGGTCACCACCATTTGATGGCCATGCGTGGAAGCGTCGTCGTACATAGTAAGGCACTGGTTTGCACCGTGCGTTAAGTAACCCGAAGCTGGTCATTTGCACGTAGACCGTGAAGAATTTGGAACATAACGCTAAAGCCTCACATATGTAAGGACGGATACGGACGTGACGCTCGGTTCAGATGGTGTAACTTGATGCATATGATTAGGCTGCAGATGCCGGGATGAAGAATTCCTGATCTGCTCCATCCAGGATGAGTCTCTGAAGGATTGACGCTTAATGTCACTCCAAGCCGTTAATCTGCAGCTTGACGCtattttaatgtaataatatGCCGTTTCCTGTCCCCTCATTTAAATTCTTGATGCCGTCGTTGTGCTTCCCTTCCCCCCGCAACGTGGCGTGGctcttaaaatattaaattaatccAGCCCTCTAATATAAAGTAATGTAGCATAATATGGGGTCCcttttatgtattaaaaaatTGCCAGGTGCAGTCCTGTCATCTCGCTGCCACTTGGAATAAGATTTCATTTAAGCAATTATTAATGAGCGTCTCAATGATTAGCCATTtcattcaaatatatttttccctttaaatatttcatgctcTCACATGGTTTGAAAAAAAGGGGGTTGAATGCATGAGTGAGCAGAGAGGTTTTTAACACAGGCTGCTGGCTGAACTGCAGCCGTCACGACCTACCACAGGAGGCGGTGCTGCATTTTTTCACCAGCTCCAACCAGTGTTCAACTGAAATACATCAATGctttataaaacaaaactacaGTATGATTATCCAAGcagaccaattaaaaaaaatgtaggcgCAATAATGATTTGAGCGTACATTTGCAAATTTGAAGCCTGCTGTACACGTGTTATTCGGTCTGTGGTTGTCACTGACTGCTCATATGGTCCATCTATCCACAGTAGCTCGGCCAAGATGGATGTGTTTATGAAGGGTTTGTCTAAAGCAAAGGAGGGGATGGCTGTGGCCGCAGAGAAGACCAAGGAAGGAGTTGCAGTGGCGGCGGAAAAGACCAAGGAAGGAGTTATGTTTGTAGGTAAGGTGCTCACAGATTGCTGTTTGTCGGTTATTCTCATTCAAATGGTGTGAAGCCCCTTGAGACTGATCACTTCTTTCCTTTGGCATGCAAGAGGAGCAACCAATGCATGAAATAAATCTTTGTTTGCTGGGTTTTCTTTTGCAATTCACTTCATCCTACcatattttctgaaaacaaatgtAGGAATTAAACAGCAGGTTCTCTCACTGGCTTGGCCGATATCcttgtgcaaaaataaataaataaataaataaataaaattaggaGAAAGGAATATGCAACGTTTTAATATCCGCATAATTTCATATTCCAATAAGAGAATAGTAACAGACCTTTTTAGAGCTAATTCATCATCAGAGCGGGTAATGCATCAAATTTCATATAAGAGAAATATTATAAATCACCCAATCGATACTGTGGTTGAACTAATTTCCGCAGAGCAAGAATGTTTTTGAATAGATTGCAGTTTCCTATCAAATAAACGTAGCAAGCCAGCACTAGTTATACATTTCACTTGTGCCATTGTAATAAATAATGCATCGGGTTTAGGGGTGGTTTTGTCtagtttctttttgttgtttttttgcatcattTGAGTATATCTAAGCAGGAGCTGGAAACAGGGGTGGGGAGTAAGTATCTAGGGAGAACTGCACACTGCACAGCAGCCGATTGTGGAAGGCTGGCGCTGTGGTTAAATAGgctgaaacaaaaggaaagtaTACATTTCAGTCCTTTCTGGCACCGACACCCTTGATTCCTGAACATAGTCACTGGTATTCGCCCCAATGTTTCCATATATTTTTTGCTGTACAACTTGCAAACATGTAGGTAAAGTGTGATATTATCACAAATATTAAACAAGCATATTGTGTTAAATATATGTAAGGTAAAGTAGATTAGAAACTaaaattaataagaaaaaaaacacttttttaagattttgttgcataaactgatcttttttttgcataataGAATTAGTTTTGCAGCACATAATTTCAATAATGCTCATAGTGCCACACCTTAACTTGTAACTGCTCTTTTGAGGCTTTAATGTAGATGACTAAATGTgccatttattttcaatatctgtttctttgagttattttgtgtttcagtgtttCACTTTCTAATTCAAAGATTTACTGTTTACAATGTTATTGAAACCATGACATTAAAGAGGAAACATGCGTTTTACTCCAATTTCACAACtacgcactactttgtgttagtgTGTGACATGAAATCCCAAGgaaatacattgaaatttgcggttgtaatgtgacaacgtatgaaaaagttcaagtaacatgaatacctttgcaaggtgCTGTAAACGTTTGCACCTAAAAATAGCATATGTGACTAATATAGTTCAGGTCGTCTGTGCTTCTCAGAGAATGAGAGCAGAACTGCAATTTCTTTTTTGGTAAGATGCTTCAGGGAGCCACATTTCCAGGGATACCTCACAAACTCACCAGCCTGTACTGTTTGTTCTGCCAaagttacctttttttttggtgcattcTGTAAACCTTGCCTATTTTTGTCGAAGTAGTCAGATGTGTCAGCATATAGATGGCATCTTACTCCCCAGCACATTTAGGACAGTGTCCCTGTCATTCAACTGGACTCCCAAATTTGTCTGGGTGCAGTCAAAACATGTGCGAGCTCATTTCCATTGTGCCCACgatgcacagagagaaaaataaatatctgctcCTTTTCTGTAGCTGCTTGTTGGTCTCGGTGGTGCCCTGGAAAACTGCTCATGTGTTTGCTTGAAGGCTCCTCTTGGAGGAGGAGTAATGgtgatttaattcatctgagACCTTCCTTTtgacagctgctgctggagaccaCCCACCCAGCTGAGCAGAATGTGAGAGGCAAAGAGAATGCAGGATGAGATTTAATGTTGCACTGAACAGGCAAATTCATAGATTCACAGatatgttttcatgtttatatatatatatatatatatatatatatatatatatatatatatatatatatatatatatatatatatatatatatatatatatatatatatatatatattagcgTGAAAATATGTATAGCATGAGAATATAGTTTAACATCATTACTTATCTGAATCaatgctttcacaaatgttATCTTTTCTGTGCATAAATAGTGACGGGACTAATTATAGTTTTAACTTAAAGTCATATAGTAAAATATAATGCCCTCAAGATTTTTTGGCACTTCTAGTAAAGTGTGTAAAAACCCTTAGAAtaaattcatgttttattgCTGTAGTATAATCTAAATCCTCTATCTGTGAGGTTTTAAGATTTTCTTATCACACTAGCTTCAGGATGTCTGGTGGCAACTCAGGTCCTTGTCCTGCCATGTTTGTCAAAGTTCAGTTCAAGATTTTAACATAAATCTTACAGTAGATATTGGTTAAGTTTAGGTGACTAGTTTGTTGTGGGTTGTTTGTAGCTATTTACTATTTTCAAAAGTGACTAACAGATATTAGCCTCTGTGTCACGTCTTATCTGTGCTTCCAAAGAACAGGAAGTCTTGGATTTCTCCCCAAAAGTCCCAAGACATTCTGTTACACATTGTGTGCGGCACTAGAAATTTTATGAAAAGCTAAAATTTCCAGAAACGTACCATTAAAGGTTTTATAGCCGATTCAACTCTCCATTTTTTTGTGAAGTTTTTACCTCCCAATACCAATTTTAGCTGATTACAATTTCTATTTAACAACCATAATACAACTGCACAtaggtgcagtgggtagcgctgttgccttccAGCAAGAAGGTTATGGGTTCAattccaaccctgggtctttctgcgtggagtttgcatgttctccctgtgcatgcatgggttctctctgggtactccagcttcctcccatagTCTGAAAActtgactgttaggttaattggtctctctaaattgtccttaagtgtgagtgtgtgcgtgaatggttgtttgtcatgtttgtctctgtgttgccctgcgacagactggcgacctgtccagggtgtaccccgcctctcgcccagtgaatgctggagataggcaccagcacccctgtGACCCTATGTGGGATTAAGCAGATCAGAAATTGGATGGAACCATAATACAAGTATATATTAGaacagcaaaatattttattctgcttttgttGGTCATTAATAATTAACTATTTATAACacttatatatatagatatatatatatatatatatatatatatatatatatcacttttattttaaaagaaagacaaaatatttacagagTTAAAGACAGTCAACACTGTCTGTAACATCTTATATTAGTGAGTAACATAGTTAGCCCTATGCTTGTTAGCAGAGCtagtcagagcgtccgccatcttaattgtggcaaatctgcagttactcagtcacttaaacagtatcagagggactttaatttctgaatatactttgtattcgtagtatttcttttttgtaatattacaagtttattttcgtatccctttagcttcatcctcctgaatttattctcctaaagaataaaaatatttaaaataatctaacctggccctattactccaggagtgaaataattctgcaaactgtgattattctggaaatgttcccccttaattctcataatatgtttttatcataacattatcacttttgtgtttgttagtttatttttactttaggacttttttttcctcatattattaattttacctctttaatactcacccaaaaagtctgttcctaaaggttcacatgtgacacgggtttatgaaataatgaagaccacaatgtttagatttaacaaatttatccttatattcataacacataaacacacacacatatatatatatatatatatatatatcacttttattttaaaagaaagacaaaatatttacagagTTAAAGACAGTCAACACTGTCTGTAACATCTTATATTAGTGAGTAACATAGTTAGCCCTATGCTTGTTAGCAGAGCTAGCATTATAAGAGCAGCTGTGTTTTAAACATACATAAAATTTCCTAGATTACATCCTCACCTTAACTCAGGTTTACAAAAACTTTCCAACATTTTCAAACCcaaaattaaaaagaatgaAAGAGTGACGTCTTGCCATGTGAtctttgtctgtctgtctgtctgtctgtctctctcatACTGTATTAAAGCCTAAGCAAAAGACATTTTCTTGATGCATTTAGGAAAAAACTTAAATTTTGAAAATCTGCTTCCTCACACTTCATTTAAATTACACTGAAAATAGCTAAATTACATTGCTCTTCACTCAGTAACAGTATTCTCGCTAAAGGTGCTGTTGTCTGTGTGACCCGATATGGCTTACGTACAGTGGGTTTCTCGATCAGAAAAGATTGGATTTTTGAGTTTGCAACTTGCGAGTCATTGATCAAAACTCAGTGTCGCCACAAATGTACTCAATTTAAAGGTTACTTTTAAAGACCCtttccaaaaaatttgaatatcatGGAAACGTTGTTTAGTTTCCATAGTTCCATTCAAAAAGTTGAACTTTCATAgattatattatatagattaatatttttttaaattctctaAATAGATTTTATTACATGGGAATATTAAACAGAATATTTTGTGTAAGTTTGTTTCATACAGCTCTGTGTTTGACATGTATTTACATGTATTTCTATATCATATGTATGTTCCAATCATAGCTGTGGTATATTGCCACCACTCTGGACACTGTGTAGTATTTTCTGGTGTTTAAATGCAGGGAATGTTTTGCTGTGAGGCTCATCCTTTCTAGAGACAGTTGTGTCCTTCATCATTATTTGTCTTTCCTCAGCCCTCAgcgacaaaataaaaaaaagtgtgtgctGTGCACTACAAAGGATGGCAGACGCTGAGCGATCAATAGGCACACAGTAGATTACCTAAATAGCTTGATGGAGTTTAGACGAGATGGAAGAGGTCTGCTAAAGGTCAGAGACTTGAACAAGGGCTGTGTTGTAGTTTAAGATGACTTTAAAGTTTTATAACTTCTTCTAACATAACTACTGAGAAACCTAAAAGTTAGGTTAATGTTTTACAATTATCTCATGCGGTCAGTGAATAATGTATGAACAATgacattatttcattttaaactaCATCTGTCTGACAGCGACACCTCAGATGTAATCAGGATAATTACATTGTATGTCTATCAGGAGAGAAACTTTGAAGTAAAGGCTTAAAATGTTCAATTAGTTGAGCTGTTTCTCATGTCAGCTTTCCGCAATGTCGCAATTAAatgtaaagaattaaaatgcAGGGTGACTTGGACTGGAAAAGGTTTGGTTCAGGCAGCTGAAATAGAAATTGGTCGTTCTTGTCTCTAAAGAAAGTGTAAAGTCTCTGTTCTTACCTAAACACACTGACAAAGTGATTCTAAATGCATAATTTGTTGATGTATACTAGAGAAATACAGTGTGTTTTCTAACTAAttagcttcttcttcttctttttgcttaATTCAGGTAACAAGGCCAAAGACAGCGTGGGCTCAGGTGAGTTTTCCATCCACCAGTAACATGTTGGTTAGAGATGTACAGACAAGATTTTATGGACAGTTTCCaatcctcagtttttttttagctctgtcCTGCCAATAAAGATTTTGCTTTGGCttgataataaaatgtttgtcgTCGTAGTACAGTTggaggctgcaggtctgcttcTTGCTGGATCACTGAAAATatgcaaacacagcaaaattcCTTTGGTCATTGGACAGATGTGTCAAAGAAACTCAGCCACAAAGAATTAATCTATATCTCCTATCCCTCTTTACATGACAGATTATAGTTTagtaacttttttgttttttgcacaaCTTAAATTGTAGACATGAGCCATATAACAGGATATTcatctttgtttttacaagatccattaaaaataaatagcacCCGTGTCAAACTTAATATCTGAAGAAAGAAAACTCTGATTTATTGCTATGTGTTAAGTGTTAATCATTCAATGAAACAACAAGGGAGAGGTCTTTTAGTGAGCAAtcataaaatatttgtattagaGGTAGAGGTAGCACCACAATGTGAGTAAGAGAGAGCAGTCACTACAAAGCTCTGCAAATAAGCAGCATCTCATTTTTGATTCAGAACGAagacaaaattattacagagtTGGCACTTTAAACTATCTTTGTCTGCATATATTTGCATTTAGCCTGATTAACGTGGTTAGCATCTATACTGCAACcgtctgtgtgtatttttccctgTGGAGTAAGTAACCCCTGATTTAAACTGTGAGATTTCAACAAAATTGCAAAGATTTTCCAATTCGTCGTGCTCCATGAGAGACAAAATTGGACTTTTTGGATTGATAAAACATAGTAGCTTTGCAGTAATGTGTTCAGCTTCTCTGCTGATGTCTCAACCCGTTAAAGAGTAGCAGGAGTCAACATGTTACTATAAAACATTGCTTAGGTGTGGTGCGTTCACTGACTGGAAAAAAGATTGTATGTTTTCAAATTTTCAATGCCAAGTGTAAATTCAGCAGCTTCTAGAAAATTCTCGGCATATCTTTAATGTTCATAGTATTATTCTGCCACTAAGAATCAATAATTTCATTATTGTAGAAAAACTGAAATCACTAAATATCaaatttattgtaaaaaaaaaaaggctgattgGAGGTCATGTGTAAGCAGGGATAATAGTCGATAACCATTTAGGAAACACAAGGAGACTGCCTTTTACTTTGAATGTGCCTGTAGGGTCTAGTGGGGTAGTGTTACatttgtgtatatgtgtgtctgCAGTGGCAGAGAAGACAACCGGAGCTGTCGGGAACATCGTTGCTGCCACTGGTCTGGGGAAGAAGGACGAGTTCCCAACTGATATGAACGTAAGTTCAGCTCATTACTGCGGTGATGAGCGAGAGAGCTGTCTAAAATATCACAGATGCAATCACCTGCCAAACAAAATGTTGAATTATTCCCCTAGATGTTGTTGTGATGCCGTGATCACAGGTGCTACAGCTAACCtgcatcaaaagcttaaaatctttagatcttttttttctgtctttttttgttggGGGGGCTTGTCTTAAGAGGACAGCGAGACAcaagctggggaaaaaaaaaagtagggaaAGTATGAAACTGAAATTAGAATAAagtcaagaaaaacaaattacataCTAAACTTCAAAGTGTGTTTCCACTCAGTTACATAAATGAAATTCAACTCTAGTCTTATATTTCAGTGAAATACAACCAAAGTTgattgggcttgtttctgaccTGGCTGGGCAGCTTCTTGTTGGTACTGTGTTCTGTTTCTCTCAGTTTCTGTCTTAGTTTGCACTCAGCATATCTCACCAGAGGCAGCAGCCTCAGGGGGCTGAGTCGTCATGACAGCCTCCCtcatcagccaatcacatgaggGCTTTTGGAAACATGTTGACGTGTCATAAAATCAATAGAAAAAATggaatttattgtaattttctaGCAACTTCTTTAAACCCAAAGAGAATATATCACGCTATCTGTGTAGATGGACCGTGCAGGCGGAGGCGTTTTAACATCAAAGAATTACAACATATATACTTATATTTAAGAATTATGTGCAATTTAAGTTCGtttttgaaaatattatttcaatTTTATACATTAGCCAAAGGGGATTATCCTTATTAATTAGGTACCAGACTGTTTGACCATCACACTTGATggtctttaaaacatttatgcaGTGGAGAAGAGTCAggacatcatcagcataaaataAGATGCTGTTGTGGCTAGTCTATGGCTTAATGAAAGCAGATTAATGTTTGTGAAAGGTCAGATGCTGGTCATCACTAAATAATGTTAGCTGAAGAAGTCATGCATTAATGtcaggaaatgttttttattgtaaaagtcAGACCTTGGCTTTAAGCACAATATATAAGGAGTATAACACCTACTCTATACTAAAATATTGGACAAATTTCTTTGGTGATCAAACTTTACAGCTTTTGAAAATTAAGTAAAAGGTATCTaccaagttttatttaaaaaagatgaatgaaCCTACTTCATATACATTATATCATAAACCTCAAAAAATACAGTATcacaatgtttctgtttttgttttctctttttcttatcTTTGTTACTATACTGTTTACTTTATGTTGTCGTTGGGCCATTTTGCACAATTGGGattaattatcattatttaaccAGTCAGGTTTTGGGTTTGTTAGAGTCAGACATTTTTGACAAATGTATTGTGAAAAGTCTCTATGAATGTGTTGATTTAGTCATTATGATGGTAGGATGATCACCATGCTACCAAGCCCAAATTACAGTCATCACCATCTCGTGAAATACAACCCTTTATTTTCAGTAGTATACCTAGTCAGAACTTTActctttctacagtatgaagcCGACGCTTCCCTGTAGAACATCTCCTTAGCACTGATATTCACTGATATAAACTAAGACGAATTTTTCACACTTGATGTACATTGTGCTATTTTGAACAGCAGGAGCAGGTTGTCTGTGtgtttaataataaattaaatgcagAGAGATTAATTGCAGTATTTACTTgattaaataacaaacaaaatcaaatttttaCCATAAGAATCAGAGTCAATGTTTAGGAGTTATTCTGATAGAGGACAATGGTTGCTTATTGTTTCTTCTTCCCACAGAAATGATGACTGCAGTTCAGAATTTTCTATTTATGTTGAATTATGAAATAATGCAAGTTATGCATGCaatattataaataattaaactcTGTGTGTTGTTTAATGTTAACCCTGTTTTGTACAGTGCATGTATATTAGGAGGACGGGCGTAGAACTTGATGTTCCACTCTTGCAGGACTTGCTAAGATAGTTTTTCCATGTCACtatctaatttttttattccatatttAAGAATGACTTTTGCATCTGAGCATGGATGCTAAATACTCAAGAAAGGCTCACAGTGGTGGaatggcactttacaaagtcaaattcaatcaaatcatccagacagattagtcaaaaagtttcctatctaagaaaacacagcagattgcattgagtcttgactagcagcattcactcctcctgaaagagcgtagagccacagtggacagtcatctgcattgtcgatagctttgcagcaatccctcataccgagcatggaTGAggcgacagtagagaggaaaaattccctttaacaggaaagaaaaccctccagcagaaAGTCCACTGGGCTTGTGTCAGTTGTATTTGCTTGGCATGCTGAGGTGAAGGAATCTTCATTTGTACTGTTAGAGTGTCTACATTAGCACATATGTGCAGTATAGCAAGCTTCTCAGATTGGTGAAATATGTTGTCTGGTTTAGCAGTAGATGAAATTATGTATCTTACAGTACGAGATGTCCTAGTCCCTTTGTGACGTTGTGGGATAGGTCAATGTCTGGTCAGGGAAAACCCAGGTTCGAATAACCACCATGTCAGGAAGGACATTTGGCATATAAACCTTTCAATCTGTGTTGAAccctgaataagggagcagcCAAAAGGGCTTAGTATCAGATGTCCAGAAAGCCAATGCTGTAGGGAGATTTACCCCAGGCAGAGTATCTTCCTATCCTAGGCAGATACACAGTAGTGGTATGGGGGTATTAGCTTTCACCCATTTgggttttacttactttttcttttagaaaatcTATATTTCCAGAAGCACGTTTAATGCTGAAACAAACCACTTTCTAATTGCAGGTAGGGCTTGAAATTTGAGTCAAATATATTTTGTAATCACTGTGTAGCCTTATGTGGATACTTCATCTGATAAAAACATGGTGATTAAGGTGATTAACTTTTCAGATGGTATGTGAAACAGTGAGCAGTCCTCATCCTTCCCAGTAGAACTCATCAGACAAAGCTAGAAGTTCTCCACTGTTTCTCTAAGATAAtacattttacagctttttctAATTCCCTTCGCAATGACTCAATGCGAGTGATAAAACAGCAGACTCTTTCACTGTTCACACTGTATTAGACATCTTGCCTGCACCAAAGCACCAATCagtcaaaacattaaaaccagaaGTGTAGGCATTTCAAACGGAATACATTACTAAAGAAGTGCCTTGTTGTATGAACTGGGTCTGAGAATCTAGATCAAAGCTGGTCATCTGATTTGTTCATTAAAGAACTCCAGGAAATGGGAGTAAGTTATACTAGTTAACAGTGAAAGGTGATGCATGTGCCAGGGATGAATGTTGGAACTTCATGCTGGAGTCTGTGCCACTACAGTATGGCAAAAATTTTGGGAAAACTTTTTCATGCAAGAGAAAAAGGCCTTGGATACAAGGAATtataaaatatcttaaattCAAATGAGTAGCTAAAACCCTGATACCAGTAATGGAACTGATGTCTGCCATATTACAAAACAAATGATTTCCAAtgggctttttttgtttgtgtgtttgttttaactagattaaaaaacaaaatacaatgtaaagagaaatgtttaaatgtgcatagGAAAGCGTGCAAGATTAATGGTTTCAAAGTGCCTCTAATCTCATTAGGATCTCTAAAATCTGCTGACTAACTCATCCTACAGGATATCCTGCTAATGTCTTACTGGTCTATGGACACCTTAAAAGGTCTGAAAattgtacactttatatgtttCAGCACAGTGACAGACCTGGCTAGTTATATCATTAGAAAAATATAAGGAGAATCTTGTGCTGCAtactttctttaaataaaccatttataccttgaggacaaaaaaaacccctTATTAGATATTTTAACATGTACATTTTTGTGGCAGTCTGATAAAAATACCTGTAACCAATGAGACAACTCTGTTATCAGTCAGTCTTTTATCAAGTTCACTTTTCCCAAGTCAGCGATCCATCTGATTAGGTGCGTCTTTGTGGTGGTATCCCATAGCGGATCCTCTAAAGGCACGTTAATCTCCTTGGTGGATTTACAGCAAAGACACAATCTTGCCACAAGACACAGGATTACAGCCGGTTCTTCCTCTGTGGCCTAATTGCCTTGATTAGTGCTGGGGTTAAAAATAAACGATGCATGACCCACTAGCTTTGTTTTCAGGTCTAGGAGAAGCAGGTGGGTCAAAAATGCAGAGCTGTCCTCTTATTGTATATCTCAGATTCagatattaaatttaaattcaaaatgtaaatgttgtttttttttttacagtagaaCAATGGTGATTCCTACTGCTGATAAAATcatatattttaacaatatttctGTTATAATATTGTTATCTATGAcatttatttgactttattattttgattttgaaacatAGACTTTATGAGAACACAATGCCAACAGGTAATGCCTGTGGATATGATGAATCTTGTTAACTTGAACCTTTATGCTACATTGCTGTCTAGGAATGCAAAAGATCTTTGACACAGCAGCTTTGTGCTCTAAAAAGAAACTACCTTGTGTTGCTGTAAATACTCACTCAACTAAACTCAATTAGTTATTTGTTCAATCAATGCATCCAGGCAGTAAATCTTGCTCCATCGGAAACACAGTTCATTTCCCTTTAAATGGGGCCACGTGCAAAATAAAGCAGAGTTGGGAATGCAGGTTCAGTGCAGCCCACAGGTCACAAGTCAGCCAGAGTGGTTGTGTTTGTCATATCACTCAAATTCTGGAGGTAGCATTTTACAAAACCTGCATTGTAGCATAAACTAGAGTATAAGATAGAATATTTGGTTCCTGAGAAGGGATAAATGTGATTGCCACTGCTTGCAGAATCTAATCTTGAGATATATTTACATTGAGATAACCTCCAGTGATCTCAAGCCCAAAAGCAAGGATGATTTGGGCGTAACCCACAT is a window encoding:
- the sncb gene encoding beta-synuclein — translated: MDVFMKGLSKAKEGMAVAAEKTKEGVAVAAEKTKEGVMFVGNKAKDSVGSVAEKTTGAVGNIVAATGLGKKDEFPTDMNPEEYGQEAMEGHGEGMLEPEGEAYDESQQESQDYEPEA